In a single window of the Actinomycetota bacterium genome:
- a CDS encoding VOC family protein: MSGRVVHFEVPYDDADRARAFYRDVFDWQIQPMPEMSYNIVSTGPVDDQGMPEGPGFIGGGMMQREATVPTPVITLAVDSIDATLASVADHGGSAVGEKMPVGEMGFAAYFKDSEGNLMGLWETAPGWEG; the protein is encoded by the coding sequence ATGAGCGGTCGTGTGGTGCACTTCGAGGTTCCCTACGACGATGCCGACCGGGCCCGCGCGTTCTACCGCGACGTGTTCGACTGGCAGATCCAACCGATGCCGGAGATGAGCTACAACATCGTCTCCACCGGCCCCGTCGACGACCAGGGGATGCCCGAGGGGCCTGGCTTCATCGGCGGGGGGATGATGCAGCGTGAGGCCACCGTGCCCACGCCGGTGATCACGCTTGCCGTCGACAGCATCGACGCCACGCTCGCCTCGGTCGCCGACCACGGTGGCAGCGCCGTCGGCGAGAAGATGCCCGTCGGTGAGATGGGCTTCGCCGCGTACTTCAAGGACAGCGAAGGCAACCTGATGGGTCTCTGGGAGACCGCCCCCGGCTGGGAGGGCTGA